Proteins encoded in a region of the Leopardus geoffroyi isolate Oge1 chromosome E2, O.geoffroyi_Oge1_pat1.0, whole genome shotgun sequence genome:
- the SYNE4 gene encoding nesprin-4 isoform X3 encodes MRWTPPPCHPTPPPARLRGREPAWLPAMALPPPLGPRFPSEPLNYPAGAPRELDIARCTICPASGEKRIRPEQAQKLGQDSLDPPEHFQGGLRGTEPAAGPLRLPAPSSSEDPAGGRHREHLISGQEVLEAEQDSLSLCLLGLGLRLQDLEHGLGPWASAQSGMVQLQALQADLCGAAERVDALLAFGEGLAQRSEPQARASLEQVLRALRAHRDGIFRRLWWLQAQLVSYSLVFEEASTLDQDLEVEGDLDGPGPGGAWAPSSLPTPAELEWDPAGDVGGLRPLGRKTAWTPGAPCELCGHRVPEGRGQGLEDMLMSGFSHRKHLAGQRRRSLLRKPQDKKQASPNLQDVMLEVDPGAPPPASRWSLTFFILLLFLLLVGATLLLPPSGGSCCSPARLARTPHLVLSYVNGPPPI; translated from the exons ATGCGCTGGACGCCACCTCCCTGCCACCCAACGCCGCCGCCTGCCCGTCTGCGCGGCCGGGAGCCAGCCTG gctcccagctatggccctccccccacctctgggcCCTAGATTCCCCTCAGAGCCCCTCAACTACCCCGCTGGAGCCCCTAGGGAACTGGACATTGCTAGATGCACCATCTGCCCTGCATCTGGAGAGAAGAGAATCAG ACCAGAACAGGCCCAGAAACTGGGGCAAGACTCCTTGGACCCTCCCGAACACTTCCAGGGTGGGCTGAGGGGCACTGAGCCTGCTGCTGGTCCCCTGAGATTGCCAGCACCCTCTTCCAGTGAGGACCCAGCTGGGGGCAGACACCGTGAG CACCTCATCTCTGGCCAGGAAGTATTGGAGGCTGAGCAGGACAGCCTATCCCTTTGCCTGTTGGGGCTGGGCCTCCGGCTGCAGGACCTAGAGCATGGCTTGGGGCCCtgggcatcagcccagagcgggATGGTCCAGCTGCAG GCCCTACAGGCAGACCTATGTGGAGCAGCTGAGCGTGTAGATGCACTGCTGGCATTCGGTGAGGGGCTGGCACAGCGGAGTGAGCCTCAGGCCCGGGCATCCCTGGAGCAGGTCCTGAGGGCCCTCAGAGCCCACCGAGACGGCATCTTTCGGCGACTGTGGTGGCTGCAGGCCCAGCTGGTCAGCTACAGCCTG GTGTTCGAGGAGGCCAGTACACTGGACCAGGACTTGGAAGTTGAGGGGGACTTGGACGGGCCAGGACCTGGTGGGGCCTGGGCACCCAGTAGCCTCCCTACTCCTGCAGAGTTGGAGTGGGACCCGGCAGGGGATGTTGGAGGCCTCAGGCCCTTGGGGCGAAAGACAGCCTGGACACCAGGAGCTCCCTGTGAGCTATGTGGCCACAGGGTCCCCGAGGGCAGGGGACAAGGCCTTGAG GACATGCTCATGTCGGGCTTCAGCCACCGGAAACACTTAGCAGGTCAGCGAAGACGCTCCCTGCTCCGGAAGCCTCAG GACAAGAAGCAGGCATCTCCCAACCTGCAGGATGTGATGTTGGAGGTAGACCCTGG AGCCCCTCCTCCTGCATCCAGGTGGTCCCTGACCTTCTtcattctcctcctcttccttctcctcgtGGGTGCCACATTGCTCCTGCCACCATCAGGGGGGTCCTGCTGCTCTCCTGCCCGACTGGCCAGGACACCTCATCTGGTGCTCAGCTATGTCAATGGTCCCCCCCCAATCTGA
- the SYNE4 gene encoding nesprin-4 isoform X1: protein MALPPPLGPRFPSEPLNYPAGAPRELDIARCTICPASGEKRIRPEQAQKLGQDSLDPPEHFQGGLRGTEPAAGPLRLPAPSSSEDPAGGRHRETPRPLMSTLLGALKTWRFCPGPAPLGRTPGGSSPGADQRWTLLQKEPAEEGWQWKWGQGLGWPTDPDSVPCVPQHLISGQEVLEAEQDSLSLCLLGLGLRLQDLEHGLGPWASAQSGMVQLQALQADLCGAAERVDALLAFGEGLAQRSEPQARASLEQVLRALRAHRDGIFRRLWWLQAQLVSYSLVFEEASTLDQDLEVEGDLDGPGPGGAWAPSSLPTPAELEWDPAGDVGGLRPLGRKTAWTPGAPCELCGHRVPEGRGQGLEVRAGHAHVGLQPPETLSRSAKTLPAPEASGQEAGISQPAGCDVGGRPWSPSSCIQVVPDLLHSPPLPSPRGCHIAPATIRGVLLLSCPTGQDTSSGAQLCQWSPPNLRTWPRHM from the exons atggccctccccccacctctgggcCCTAGATTCCCCTCAGAGCCCCTCAACTACCCCGCTGGAGCCCCTAGGGAACTGGACATTGCTAGATGCACCATCTGCCCTGCATCTGGAGAGAAGAGAATCAG ACCAGAACAGGCCCAGAAACTGGGGCAAGACTCCTTGGACCCTCCCGAACACTTCCAGGGTGGGCTGAGGGGCACTGAGCCTGCTGCTGGTCCCCTGAGATTGCCAGCACCCTCTTCCAGTGAGGACCCAGCTGGGGGCAGACACCGTGAG ACCCCCAGGCCCCTTATGTCCACACTTCTAGGAGCCTTGAAAACCTGGAGATTCTGTCCAGGCCCGGCTCCACTGGGAAGGACTCCAGGTGGGAGCAGCCCTGGTGCAGACCAGAGATGGACTCTGCTACAGAAGGAGCCTGCAGAAGAGGGGTGGCAATGGAAGTGGGGGCAAGGTCTGGGTTGGCCCACCGACCCTGACTCAGTCCCCTGTGTTCCCCAGCACCTCATCTCTGGCCAGGAAGTATTGGAGGCTGAGCAGGACAGCCTATCCCTTTGCCTGTTGGGGCTGGGCCTCCGGCTGCAGGACCTAGAGCATGGCTTGGGGCCCtgggcatcagcccagagcgggATGGTCCAGCTGCAG GCCCTACAGGCAGACCTATGTGGAGCAGCTGAGCGTGTAGATGCACTGCTGGCATTCGGTGAGGGGCTGGCACAGCGGAGTGAGCCTCAGGCCCGGGCATCCCTGGAGCAGGTCCTGAGGGCCCTCAGAGCCCACCGAGACGGCATCTTTCGGCGACTGTGGTGGCTGCAGGCCCAGCTGGTCAGCTACAGCCTG GTGTTCGAGGAGGCCAGTACACTGGACCAGGACTTGGAAGTTGAGGGGGACTTGGACGGGCCAGGACCTGGTGGGGCCTGGGCACCCAGTAGCCTCCCTACTCCTGCAGAGTTGGAGTGGGACCCGGCAGGGGATGTTGGAGGCCTCAGGCCCTTGGGGCGAAAGACAGCCTGGACACCAGGAGCTCCCTGTGAGCTATGTGGCCACAGGGTCCCCGAGGGCAGGGGACAAGGCCTTGAGGTGAGAGCAG GACATGCTCATGTCGGGCTTCAGCCACCGGAAACACTTAGCAGGTCAGCGAAGACGCTCCCTGCTCCGGAAGCCTCAG GACAAGAAGCAGGCATCTCCCAACCTGCAGGATGTGATGTTGGAGGTAGACCCTGG AGCCCCTCCTCCTGCATCCAGGTGGTCCCTGACCTTCTtcattctcctcctcttccttctcctcgtGGGTGCCACATTGCTCCTGCCACCATCAGGGGGGTCCTGCTGCTCTCCTGCCCGACTGGCCAGGACACCTCATCTGGTGCTCAGCTATGTCAATGGTCCCCCCCCAATCTGAGAACATGGCCCAGACATATGTAA
- the SYNE4 gene encoding nesprin-4 isoform X2, whose amino-acid sequence MRWTPPPCHPTPPPARLRGREPAWLPAMALPPPLGPRFPSEPLNYPAGAPRELDIARCTICPASGEKRIRPEQAQKLGQDSLDPPEHFQGGLRGTEPAAGPLRLPAPSSSEDPAGGRHREHLISGQEVLEAEQDSLSLCLLGLGLRLQDLEHGLGPWASAQSGMVQLQALQADLCGAAERVDALLAFGEGLAQRSEPQARASLEQVLRALRAHRDGIFRRLWWLQAQLVSYSLVFEEASTLDQDLEVEGDLDGPGPGGAWAPSSLPTPAELEWDPAGDVGGLRPLGRKTAWTPGAPCELCGHRVPEGRGQGLEVRAGHAHVGLQPPETLSRSAKTLPAPEASGQEAGISQPAGCDVGGRPWSPSSCIQVVPDLLHSPPLPSPRGCHIAPATIRGVLLLSCPTGQDTSSGAQLCQWSPPNLRTWPRHM is encoded by the exons ATGCGCTGGACGCCACCTCCCTGCCACCCAACGCCGCCGCCTGCCCGTCTGCGCGGCCGGGAGCCAGCCTG gctcccagctatggccctccccccacctctgggcCCTAGATTCCCCTCAGAGCCCCTCAACTACCCCGCTGGAGCCCCTAGGGAACTGGACATTGCTAGATGCACCATCTGCCCTGCATCTGGAGAGAAGAGAATCAG ACCAGAACAGGCCCAGAAACTGGGGCAAGACTCCTTGGACCCTCCCGAACACTTCCAGGGTGGGCTGAGGGGCACTGAGCCTGCTGCTGGTCCCCTGAGATTGCCAGCACCCTCTTCCAGTGAGGACCCAGCTGGGGGCAGACACCGTGAG CACCTCATCTCTGGCCAGGAAGTATTGGAGGCTGAGCAGGACAGCCTATCCCTTTGCCTGTTGGGGCTGGGCCTCCGGCTGCAGGACCTAGAGCATGGCTTGGGGCCCtgggcatcagcccagagcgggATGGTCCAGCTGCAG GCCCTACAGGCAGACCTATGTGGAGCAGCTGAGCGTGTAGATGCACTGCTGGCATTCGGTGAGGGGCTGGCACAGCGGAGTGAGCCTCAGGCCCGGGCATCCCTGGAGCAGGTCCTGAGGGCCCTCAGAGCCCACCGAGACGGCATCTTTCGGCGACTGTGGTGGCTGCAGGCCCAGCTGGTCAGCTACAGCCTG GTGTTCGAGGAGGCCAGTACACTGGACCAGGACTTGGAAGTTGAGGGGGACTTGGACGGGCCAGGACCTGGTGGGGCCTGGGCACCCAGTAGCCTCCCTACTCCTGCAGAGTTGGAGTGGGACCCGGCAGGGGATGTTGGAGGCCTCAGGCCCTTGGGGCGAAAGACAGCCTGGACACCAGGAGCTCCCTGTGAGCTATGTGGCCACAGGGTCCCCGAGGGCAGGGGACAAGGCCTTGAGGTGAGAGCAG GACATGCTCATGTCGGGCTTCAGCCACCGGAAACACTTAGCAGGTCAGCGAAGACGCTCCCTGCTCCGGAAGCCTCAG GACAAGAAGCAGGCATCTCCCAACCTGCAGGATGTGATGTTGGAGGTAGACCCTGG AGCCCCTCCTCCTGCATCCAGGTGGTCCCTGACCTTCTtcattctcctcctcttccttctcctcgtGGGTGCCACATTGCTCCTGCCACCATCAGGGGGGTCCTGCTGCTCTCCTGCCCGACTGGCCAGGACACCTCATCTGGTGCTCAGCTATGTCAATGGTCCCCCCCCAATCTGAGAACATGGCCCAGACATATGTAA